The Bacteroidota bacterium genome contains a region encoding:
- a CDS encoding SIMPL domain-containing protein (The SIMPL domain is named for its presence in mouse protein SIMPL (signalling molecule that associates with mouse pelle-like kinase). Bacterial member BP26, from Brucella, was shown to assemble into a channel-like structure, while YggE from E. coli has been associated with resistance to oxidative stress.), which yields MKRLLIVFLLSISLCGFAQIGEKNFIDQNYIEVTGKAEKEIVPDMIYLKIILSDKDNKSKQSLDETEKSMISKLTGIGVDVNKDLSVKDYVSNFKSYWISKTDVILTKQFQLIVHDAKTIQKVFFEFQKLGISNVTIEKLEHSRIEQYRREVKIEAIKAAKEKAEALAAAVNQSIGKALYIK from the coding sequence ATGAAAAGATTATTAATTGTATTTTTATTAAGCATTTCATTATGCGGATTTGCCCAGATTGGCGAAAAAAATTTCATAGACCAGAATTATATTGAGGTTACAGGTAAGGCCGAAAAGGAGATAGTACCTGATATGATTTACCTGAAAATTATTTTAAGCGATAAGGACAACAAAAGCAAGCAAAGTCTGGATGAAACGGAGAAATCCATGATCAGCAAACTAACCGGGATTGGGGTAGATGTAAACAAAGATTTATCCGTTAAAGATTATGTAAGTAATTTTAAATCATACTGGATCAGCAAAACGGATGTCATCCTGACCAAACAATTTCAATTGATAGTCCATGATGCCAAGACCATACAAAAGGTATTTTTTGAATTTCAAAAATTAGGTATTTCAAATGTCACAATTGAAAAGCTGGAACACTCCAGGATAGAACAATACCGGAGGGAAGTAAAAATAGAGGCAATCAAGGCAGCCAAAGAAAAAGCAGAGGCCCTGGCAGCAGCCGTCAACCAATCCATTGGAAAAGCCTTATATATTAAG
- the mgrA gene encoding L-glyceraldehyde 3-phosphate reductase, with protein sequence MNYTALTTRYDTMKYNRCGKSGLLLPALSLGLWHNFGFVDNIENERNILHKAFDLGITHFDLANNYGPPYGTAEESFGVIFSKDFKAYRDELLISTKAGYDMWPGPYGNWGSRKYLMSSLDQSLKRMKLDYVDIFYSHRPDPETPIEETMGALADIVHQGKALYVGISNYKPEQAKKAIEVLKEMGVHCLIHQARYSMFERWVEDGLLNELEKEGVGLIAFSPLAQGMLTSKYFNGIPENSRAGRGVGYLKPEQVTPEKVEKAKKLNEIARNRNQSLAEMAIAWLLKDKRLTSVLVGASSPKQLEDNVASLNNLDFTKDELKNIDNILA encoded by the coding sequence ATGAACTATACTGCATTAACAACAAGGTATGATACAATGAAATACAATCGTTGCGGGAAAAGTGGCCTTTTGTTACCTGCTCTTTCTCTAGGTCTGTGGCACAATTTTGGTTTTGTGGATAATATTGAAAATGAACGCAATATTCTTCATAAAGCTTTTGACTTGGGCATTACCCATTTCGACCTGGCCAACAATTACGGGCCTCCTTATGGCACTGCCGAAGAAAGCTTTGGGGTTATTTTTTCAAAGGATTTTAAAGCCTATCGCGACGAACTCCTTATCTCTACCAAGGCAGGATATGATATGTGGCCCGGTCCTTATGGAAACTGGGGTTCGCGTAAGTATTTGATGTCCAGTCTTGACCAGAGTCTTAAGCGGATGAAGCTTGACTACGTGGATATTTTTTACTCCCATCGTCCCGATCCTGAAACTCCTATTGAGGAAACAATGGGTGCCCTTGCCGACATTGTTCACCAGGGAAAGGCTTTGTATGTGGGTATTTCAAATTATAAACCTGAGCAGGCCAAGAAGGCTATTGAGGTGCTCAAAGAGATGGGTGTACATTGCCTTATTCATCAGGCACGCTATTCGATGTTCGAACGTTGGGTGGAGGATGGCTTGCTGAATGAGCTGGAAAAGGAGGGTGTTGGTTTGATCGCTTTTTCCCCTTTGGCTCAAGGCATGTTGACCAGCAAATATTTTAACGGCATTCCTGAAAATTCAAGGGCTGGCCGGGGCGTGGGTTACCTGAAGCCCGAGCAGGTTACTCCTGAGAAAGTTGAGAAAGCTAAAAAACTGAATGAAATTGCAAGGAACAGAAACCAGTCTCTGGCAGAAATGGCTATCGCCTGGTTGTTGAAGGATAAGCGACTAACTTCGGTATTGGTTGGCGCCAGTTCGCCCAAACAGCTTGAAGACAATGTGGCTTCCTTGAATAACCTGGATTTTACAAAGGATGAGCTTAAAAATATTGACAATATTCTGGCT